In the Leptospira wolffii serovar Khorat str. Khorat-H2 genome, AACGGAAAAGAATCCGGTTTGTTGGCCGATAAGGCCCAGCAGGTGAAATTGGCCAAAAGCATATTAGAAGGTGTGAGAGCGTATGAACTGGCAAAAGATTAAGGAAGTCTGGGCGAAGGTAATCGTACGTTGGGAAACCTTTTATAATTGGATTTTCGGTCTAGCCACGACTCCGCCGGATTCCGCCGAGTCTAAACGAGTTCTATTTCTTACCTATTCCTGGATCATCGTGCTACTTTTTCTGACTGGATTCATTCTTTCCGGAAAGAATCCGCTGAAACTCTTGGTTCCCTTCACTCTTTACGATCTTCCGAATTTCGATCATAGAAAGGAAACCGTAATATACGGATCCGACGGAGAGGGAGAAGTCTTTCCCGTAAAGAGAAAGGTGCTTCTGACAGGAGAGGATTTCCGTCACGACGTTCTGACTCTAGTCGGAGAAACGGGAGAATCCAGCTATTTCGATCCGAGCGTTCCTAACGCGTCCGCTCAATTTAGAAGTCTGAAAAAATTACCGAATTTACAGGACTCCGTGATCTCCATTTGGAAGAGAGGAGACGTGCTTCTTTTGGATCTTCGTAGATCCACTATCGAAGGACTACTTACGGATATGAAATTTCGGATCGATTATACCTACGCCAGCCAGATGACGGAAGAACAAAAGGAAGCCGAGATCGCACGCAAGAAGTCCGTTCTTCTTTCCTCGGCGTTTTTGGCTGTGGAAAAAACACTATTCGAAAATTATCCGGAGATTCATCGTATAGAATATAGACTTGGAGGAGAGCCGGGAGATATTCCGGGATTAACCTACTCTTTGTCAACTTCTCATAATCGACAATAAGATCCCTTTTGCGGGACTCTAAGGCTCCGAGTCGTTTCTTCATAAGCGCCTCCATTGCGCTTTTCGGGTTTCGATTCGGTGAACGATCGTCGATCAATTTACTGCTTGCACTTTCCATTATGATCTCTAAGAGTCTTGGTGCCGGATGGATGATGTTCTAAGATTCAATGGGGGAGTTAAAAGGTCTCCCGAAATAGACGCTTGGTTCCTAAGGCAGCCCGACGAACTAAAGGTTCTGGCAGAACCTTGGTTTGCTCATATGAGGGCGTGTGGGGACGATCTTCTCGAATTATTGCACGATGGGCACCCCACTGCTTGCGTTCGGGATGTGGCGTTCGGATATGTCAATATATTCACTGCGCATGCTAACGTGGGCTTTTTCAATGCCGTAGCTTTGGGCGATCCCGCAAAGATACTCGAGGGCACCGGGAAAAGAATGCGTCATGTGAAGCTTCGTCCGGGTATTCCCGTCGACGAGGAGGCTCTTGGAAATCTGATCCGAGCTGCGTATTCGGATGCAAGAAAGAGACTTGGCTGAATGATTCCGATTGATTCGTGAATTGTAAGCGCTTCGATAAAAACTAATTTATGATCTCTTTAGAAAAATTAAGAACGCTGGCATTAGCCCTTCCGGAAGCGAAGGAGGCTCCTCATTTCGAGAAGATTTCCTTTCGGGTGAAGAATAGAATCTTTGCGGCAGTAGATCCGAAATCTAAGATTGTTACTCTAAAATTCGATCAGAACGATCAGGATTTTTTCTGTTCCGCCTCGAAAGGAGCCGCGTATCCCGTGGATAATAAATGGGGACAACAGGGATGGACCAGCGTGGATATGAAATCCGTCAATTTAGCCTTATTTAAAGACATGATTATCATCTCCTATTGTGGCGCCGCTTCTAAAAAATTGGCTGAGTTAGCAAGAAAGAGCCTTTCTTCTAAGTGATCGAAAGCCATTCTCTAAAAGCGCGCCCAACCCTAGTGGGCGGGGGCCGGTGCGGTGGATTTACGAATTCCCTTATCATAATTCTTTCGGTTTTGCAACTACAATCGGTCCGGATTAATATTGTAGGAACTCCTGAGGATTTTCGGTATTTTACAGAGTGATTCGTTGATTGCTTTGATTCCGTTTAGGTTTGAAACGACAGAAAATTCACTTCTCTATTTTCGAAAAAAATAGATCATTCACCATATGGCGATAGAACTCAGTAAAGAAGAAAGCAAATCGATTATACATTCGATCCAGAAATATTTCGAGAAGGAACTCGACATGGAGATTGGGGAGATGCAATCCGGATTTTTGCTGAAATACTTCCTCACCGAAATCGGACCTTTTGTTTATAACAAAGCCATCAAGGACGCCGAGGACTATCTGATCGAACGGGCTAACGATCTTTCCGCAATCTATCACCAAGAGGAACTTACTTATTGGGTAAAGAACAAGGGTAAGTAAGATGATTATATACTTCAGACACTATTGATGAAGAAAATACCCTTGCTCACGATTGCCTTCTTTCTCATTTGTATTTTCTCACTGTATCCTTATTTGTTTAGGAAACTTCTATACTTTGGAAAATCTGAAACAATCGATCCGAAAATAATTCCGGGTAAATTTCTTACTATAGATCGTTCGGGTAGAAAGGTAAATGTTCACCTTTGATTAGCAAACAGTCCATCTCAAGAATTGGTAGTAATGCTTCACGGCCAGGAAGGCACTATGTATGGAGAATCGAGATTTCTAAAGCATTTTTACGAAACGGGATACTCTGGACTTTTAATCGAATATGCGGGTTAGGACAGCCGACGAATTACGGAATATAGTGTCGTCATTCCCGGGATCTAGCAATTGGAATAGGTCCCCTTTTACTGTAGGAACTCCTACAAATTTTCGATAGTTCTATAATTCGGTTCTAGAGGGGTTGTTTTGAGCCGGTTCCGGGTCGATACTAGGAAAGCCATGCCCAGAATTTTTTCCCTCCAATCTCGGCTCCTATGGTTCGGCCTTCCGTTCCTGGCTACCGTATCCTTCTTGGCTGCGGCCCCCGACCTCCAGAATGCGCCTGAGATCGGAAACATCACCGATTTTAGGACGGATAGGATCGCATTCCATTATATACAACTCGTGGACAAGGAAGGAAAGTCTCTTCCCGATCGCAACCTGAACAAGGATAGTTCGGAAGCTACATTAGTGATTATAGATAGAGGTCAATTGACCCTCTTGAAAGACGGTTTCGACGACCCGACCCAAGTTAGGGAAAAGGAGAAAGAATATCTTTCAAAGATCTATAGATTTAGTCGCTTACGTGAATTGGAGCAGGAATACTCTAAACTTCCGGAATCGGAAAAGAGCGCAGCGCCGCAAAAAGGAGAGGGTCTCTCTTCTCCAGATTCTACAAAGCCGGCTTCCGTACAAGCTCCGGCTGAAACGGAGCAAAAGAACAAAGAGTTCGATTTGCTCGTTAAATACGACGAAGATCTTTTGAAGGCGTACGCCGCAGAGAAGGCCGCCTTTGCCGAATATTCCAGAACGGATAGAATCTACGGAAAGGATTCTCCGAAGACGAGTTCCTTGAAGAATCGCTACGAGGAATTCAAGGCCAAGACCCAGGAAAGAAAGAAATTCCTGTTGGATTTCCTACGAAATCCTAACCCGGACTCGAATCCTTATCCGGGAGACAGAAAGGATCAGAACTTCTATACGAATCATTCCAACGGAATTCCGGATTATTATCTGCATTCCACGACTCCCAGGGAAGTGGACGGAATGATGAGGGGAGAAGAAGAGGTCGGCAAGAAATACGGAAACGTATACAAGGCCGCAAGAGACAGACTCATAGATTCCCAAATAGATAAATTATATTATTATCTCTGGAACAGAGATATGACCAACACAAGGGTTAAAGTCGAACGTTATATGAAAGGGAAAAAGGTCACCGTAATCACCGGCGATTCCACCGTATACACGATGGTGGATAAGGAAGGGGACGGAGTCACCGAGTCTTTCTTTGTGGATTCTCCCGGCCTCAGATTCTCCTGGGGAAGAGACCTTCCGAATATAATATCTATATCCAATTGCACGGAAGAGCAGATTCTTTCCAAGATCAAGGCGCTCGGGGACGATGTAGCATCGGGAAGAATCCCGAAAAAGGTGGAAAAGTTGGATCTCACCGTCCCGGAAGAGCAGATTCTTCTAGAGCTTAAGCCGTTATTGAAAGATCTATAATATTCTTAAGGTCGAAATTCCTTGCGATCAGAAGCCGCGAAAAATCGGCTTTCTCTTTTCTTCGATGGATCTTATCGTTTCCTTGAAATCCTTGGACAAGAAATTTAGAGCCTGGGACTCGGCTTCTTTTCGGAGCGCCGCGTTCAATTCTTCCCGATTGTAGCTATTTTTCTTGAGTTCGCTTAAGGCCATTGGTGCGCTTTCGCTCAATGAAATCGCGATTTCGGTCGCTCTTTGCAAAACCTCGTCCTTAGGGACGGAGTCGTAGCATATTCCTAATTTATAAGCTTCTTTGCCGCTTAAGGTTTCCGCTAAGAAAAGCAGACGGTTTGCGATCTCGTATCCGAAGAGTTCCTTGGTTATATAGCTGGATCCCATACCAGGATGGATTCCTAATTTAACGAAGTTGAATTGATATTTACCTTCGTCGGCGAATACGCGGATATCGCAAGCAAGAGTGATGGAGAGTCCGGCTCCGATTGCATGTCCGTTCGCCGCACAAATGATCGGAACGTTTAGGTCCCGGACCGTAAGGAAAAGATTGTAGAATTCGTACATCTCCTTCTTGTTGGTCTCGAAGGATTTTTCCGCAAAAGATTTAAGCAGTTCGAAATTCCCGCCCGCGGAAAATATGCCGTTCTTTCCGGTCACGACCACGGCGCGAGGAGGATTTTTTTTGAGCCTTTCAATATGGGCTTTGAACTCCATGCCCATATCTACGGTCATGGAGTTCTTAGTTTGCGGGTTATTAAGATAAAGGATTTCTATCCTGGATTCGTTTGAAAGTTCGACGGTTTCCGAGTCGACTAATGCCATTAAACAGCTTCCTGCTTGAGTTCGAAACTCTCATACCATATGCGGTCGGAAATAGCGAGCGGTTTTTCTTCCAGACCCATTTGTTCGAAGTAGTCCAGTAGAATTTCCAGATGCACGTTCTCTTCGTCTTCGAGAGTCCAGAAATTACTGTCGATTGAGCGTGAGACCAACGCCTGGCCTCTGACCGAGTCCGTAAAGTAATCGGGCTTACCGGAAAATATAAGATGAGAAGAGATCAGATCGAAGCGGATCGTGTCCACGATCTTAGAGAATTCCGAATCGGTCTTATCGAAATAACGGGAAGCCACTTCGGTTTGGAAATAATCCCCCCAGGTGAGTATGTCCGGCTCGACTCCGGTGCGTTCCTTGATTTCGGTCAGTTTTTCCTCTTCCAGGAACGGCTTGGAGGCGAATTTATCCACGATTCCTCGAAGAGAAATCAGTGCTAAAATCTTGTTCGCGGAAAGTTTACCCTGCCGCATCATATCGAAAAGTTCGGGATTGAGTTCGGACTTGTTCTGATCCATGTTAAGAATTTCGGCAGAAGCGAAAAAATGCCCCGAACAATTTCCTTCCGAAAAATCGGATCCTATGTCTCCTTTTAGGAAAAAATCCTGAAGAGAAATCTTACGCCGTATCGCTGGATTCCGACCTCTTCGGGGTCGAAAATAAGAATAGGGGAAACTTTTCCCTAAGAAGACAAGATGGCTGTAGGAAGATCGGATACGCTCCAAGAACTAATTACGATTCTGGAGACCATGTTCGGAGAGACGATCATAGGTTCCGACATCAATCTAGTTAAGCATTTATTCTATAGTTTAAAGGCCGACCAAAGAGAGTTCCCCTTCGATTACGAAGGAGATAAGTTGAACGCAGTCGTGGAAGAGGTAGGGGAAGACACCCTGATTTTATACGTTCCGTATCTGCAACCCAAGGGGATCTTGCGTGCAAAAATCAGTTTCGAAATTCTGAATATTCTCTACCAATTCGAAGTCGTTCTACTGGACTTTTGGGAGGATCATGTCAGAATTAAGATCCCGTCCGAATTACAGGCCGCCGCTTTCCGTAAAAATCTAAGGGTCGCGGTGGACGATCTCTTTATGAATTATGTGATCCTTTATAGATCCTTGAGCGGGGGAGAAAGGGAATTGGGAAAGAATTTGAGCGTGGAGCAAAAATTCTTCCATCTTATGAAGGAGATCAAGAAGGATAATCCGAGCCTGAAGCTCATCAATCTAATGGCCACGGAGTATATTCTGGGAGTATCCAAGGATTACGAAATCGTGTTCTTCGGACCTGGAAAGAAGGACGATTTCCTCGGTCGAATCATGAAGGAATACAACCGATCCATATATATTCAGGATTGTTCCCTGATTATGAATTATATAGGGGAGGAGAGAGACCCTTACTTGGACAATTTCCGAGACGAATACCTGAAGTTGGTCCAGAGTGGAGGACAGGCCAGAGCGGACGAATTCTTTAGGGAGCTGCAGAAGGAGGAGGTCCAAAATTTCATGATCTCCTATGTAGCGACTCCCATCCGGCTCTTTAACGATCCGATAGGTTACATACGAGTGTATTCCACGGCAATGGATAAGTTCTCCATTGTACAACAACAGGCATTGTATATACAGGAACTCGGAGAGATTCTAACCTACGCTCTTACAAAAGTCTATATTCGTCAGGATAATTTCAGAAATGAGGAGGCCGTGACTCGTATTCTGGATATCAGTATGAATGGATTGCTATTCGAGATAGAAGATGCCCGGACCTTCAAGTATCTAAAAAAACATAATATTATAAAAATGTTCGTCCCTATTTTGGAAAGGGATTTGGTTCTGAGAGGCGAGGTTGTGCGTTTCTTGGAATTGGATGACGGGAAGTTTCATTTAGGAGTGAATTTCTTCGATTCCAATCCGGATGATATGGTCTATTTACAGAATTATATCTTCGGGAAAAAAATGCGGATTCTTTTCGAGTAAATATCTTTTCCTTCGAATCGCAACCACTCTCTCGGGTCGAATCGGACTATTTCCAAAAATTTCAGAAAATGGAAAACAGACGTTCATTATCGTTCCTTAAGGGATGGCTATTGGGCTTGAGTAGGATTCTTTATTTCTTAAATTATATTTTTGATGTCGCTCCGAATCAATTTGTTTCCCATTGCGGCCGATTTTCCTTTTATTCGAGTAAATTAAGTTTCAGTAAAATTGTTTTTTGACATACTGTTCGGCGCCGGACTAAAGGGATTGACTTCTTCGCTGGGCTAGCAATCTTCCTTCCTAATGACGAGGGTCCACGAAGGCCCTTATATGGTTATAACTTTTTAAGGAATAAAAATGAAGCGACACTCAATATTTCAGCACAAATTAAAATTGCCCGTCTGGCTATCCGTTACGGCTTTTGTTTTTACACTTTCGATCGCTTGTTCCAAACCATCGGACAGCGATTCTACATTGCTCGTCGCACTTTTGGCAACGCAGTCACAGTCTTCCAGTGGCGGATCTTGCTCCACCACTGGACCTTGTAAAGTTTTTGTGATCGCGGCTACGAAAGCCGATGTTGGAGGTGGGCTTTCAGGTCTGGATTCTCAGTGCAACAGTGATTCAAACAAACCCTCCGGTGGCGGAACCTATAAAGCTTTGGTTGTCGACGGTACAAACCGTGTGGCATGTACTTCAGCGAATTGTGCAACGAGCGGAACAAGCGAGCATGTGGATTGGGTTCTAAGAGCTAACAAAAAATACGTGCAATCTGATGGCACTACCGTAATTGGAACAACCACCTCGAAAGGAATATTTTCCTTTCCTCTGAGCAACCCTTTTCAAACTACAGTTTCAGGTACAAATCTCACCGTGACTGGATTGAACACGAATTGGACGAGTGGTAGTAACAACTGTACTGGTTGGAGCACTGCGAGTTCAAGCAGTGCCGATTTTGGAGATCATACTGCGACCACGACTGATGCGATCAATGCCGGGGGGTATATCGGTTGTGCTAGCTCATCCATGAAGTCAATTTGTATAGAGCAGTAAGATAATTAGAAAAAATGTATGAGCCGTCATTAATAACTGCTCATACTACCTCTCCTTCTACTCCTCGGCGCTTCATTTTCGCATATTTTAATATTGAGCGGGTTGTTTCGATTATGAATATTAAATGAATAACCACTCCTTTCCGGCTAATACGAACCGCTCTCCGTGCCATCGCTCTCGCATTGAGCAGAAAAGGTTGATTTCGGAACTCCGTGACTATCTCCTACTCTCTGATTCGGGACCGAAGTAAGGAACACAGTCCCTTGTTTAACCGATATCGTCCAGACTATGGTCCCAATTTGTTTTCCTCCGATTTTTCCGAAAGGTTGATATAGGATGTCTGCCTTCTATGTCCGTAACGTTTCCTACCTTAGATAGCTCTTTCACCTGTAGAATAGAATACGGCAGTGTTTACGCATGTGTAAGGCTCGGTCTTTCCTTGCTATAGGAAGGTGTCGACGGGTTCTTGGCAAAGTCAATCAAGACTAGCTTCTTTGTTGAGTTCGGCGAGAGTGGGTTTACGAATATGGTCTTTCCAGGGGATGGGTGGCGTTATGTTCGTTTGGGTGGCAACACAGCGAACAGCGCCAGAGGGAGCGTTTGCAAGTCTGGAGCAAAATGAGTATTGGATCGTAGCCGGGAGTTTTGCTACTCCTTCTTCCAGAGTTTCGTAGTAATTTACTGTGAGAAATTCGGGCTGAGTTGTGAACATATTGAGCATGTATGCGTATGGGAATGCATTAAAGGACGGATAAAAACTGTGGCGTGTGATCGCTGTTAATTCTGGACCGGATTCACTTCGCATACATTTTGCCACGGAGTAAGACATGCGGTGCGCTGCCCCCATCCATAATATTTTTAGAATGTCTTCGGAGGAACGATGGAAGGACGTGAGTTGGGTCGTAAAGCGGTCTTGGCATTCTCCTTTTTTACTTTTTATGAGAATAGCGAATTCGAGTAATCCGCCTTTTTCATTTGCTAACAACGCACCGATTGGGATTGCTGCGACTTTAATTTTTTCGGAGGTGTCTTCGGGACCATTTTTACCTTTCAAGTCGGAACTTATGGTTTTTTGGAAGAGTTGTATTTCTTCCATACTGATTGGCATTGAGATCCATTGGTTGAATTCGACTTTGTTATCTCGGTCCTTCATCGGATAGAAGGTTTCTTTTCTGTATGCGGGCGGTTGGACCAATTTCCATCCTAGATGGATCGTATTAGGTTGCTTTAGAGGGAAAGGATTTGGAAGTTCCGAGTCCGGTATGCAGTCGCCAAATAAAGTGATGAGGCCGGCAAGGAGGAGGATATTTGGTGGACTGTATTTTCGCATTTCCTCTTTCTCTCCTTCGCAGGCTCGGGACAAGGTTTCTCATTGATGGAGCCTGAGGGCAGTTGTAGAGCCTACCCGCGGCCGAGCGTAGCGTCAAGGGTTATTGGATCTCGAAGATGATATTGTTAGCCCGGATCTGGTGATTTACTCAACATGTAATTACCTGGAGTAGTAACAGTGCATGTGTGGAGGCGTCATCACTCTGAGCGCCATTCATAATGGGGATGATATCCGATTATGAGTGTAATTACTTTAGCGATCGGAAAGAGAACTCCCCCTTTGCGCCATGGATCTGCTATAGATACCGTGCAAAGGGAATCATACTCCTTCCTCTTCTCGCCAAACAGAACCCATGTTGGCTTTTAACTAAAAACGGGGGCATCTCAAATGAAATTGTCTTTGGAGAATTACTCCCAGGATGCAAGAATAAGAATGAAGTATCTTTTATTATAGAGTATTGGGAAAATCTGAATACCTTAACTTCGGACGGTAGTTTTCTTTCAGCAGGTAAATTTTCCTTTGAGAACGAGCATATAAATAAGGGAATTGGGTTAATCGATTCCGTTCTTATTAATGAAATTAGAAGTAAGACGCTTCAACTATGGACATTAGATAAGAAAGAGATCTATTCGAATAAAGGCAAATTCATCGGCTAACTTTTACCTCAGCCTTATCGTGGCGGGTTTACCAAGCAATCCTTGCATCATTGCAAAGCGTCTCTATACCTTGGTCATTATGCATAATATGAAAAAAATCTGATATTGGCAAGAGTAACACTGTAAAATAGGTCGCAAACTTATCTCAATGAAGCGAAATAGAGCATTTCTTAGTGGAGGGGGATTTTTCTTACATTTGAATTAAATGTTTCTTGTCGGATATTGACTCTAAAAATATAATGACACCAAAGTTCTTTACTCGTTCTGTTTTAATCGCATAGCCCGTACTGATCTAAATTAAATTATCATACGGACAACTCATATCATCTGTATGAACGAGGATAAAATTCATGTCATCCAAACTATTTGTAGGCGGCCTTAGCTGGTCAACTACTGACCTAACCTTACGCCAGGTGTTTGAAGCTCATGGCGCCATTCAAGAAGCAAATATCGTACTAGATCGGGAAACCGGAAGATCAAGAGGGTTCGGCTTTGTTACTTTTATTGATCCAAATTCTGCGAAAACGGCTCTTTTGGAGCTAAACGGCAAAGATTTAGACGGACGTAATATTGTAGTCTCAGTTGCGGAAGATAAATCTAGATCTGACCGTAATAGGAATAACAATAGGAAGTTTCAGCAAGATCGCTGGTAATCGATCTATATTTGTAATTTAAATAAATGATCCTCTTGCATTTCAGTATCCGGGTGTATTATTCAATATGCTCGGGACATCTGCTGCAAGAGGATTAATCCCAAAAGTTCAGCTTCCTTTTTCCATTAAGGCGATTGCCATTCTAAGGAAGTTTTTATTCCTCATACTTTCTTCTTTAAAGCCCTATACAAATCCTAGAGCGAAAGTCGAATTTTTATTCAATAGGAGATCTGTATGGCTAAAAAGGGTAATTTGTCCTTCCTAAAAAGACAACGCGAAATAAAGAAGAAGGAAATTAGGCAAGAAAAACTAGAGAAGCGCAAGATTCGTAATGAAGAAAAGAAAAGTAATCATTCAGAGCAAGAGCCTTCGCCGGAAAATGAAGATCAGAAATAACGTGTATTGCAGTTCTTTCTTTATGCTAAACCTGTTAAATTTCTGACAGTCTTTCCAATCTATCCATTTAGAGGATCGGGAGCCTTTTCTCTCTTGAAAGTCTGGTATTTGAAGTTGATGATGTCTGCGGTTTTCGTCGCAAACCAGTAAGGTATTTTATTCTTCATTTTGGATTATAGTTTGTACAAGAGTCCCGAGTTGCTTGCCGCCGAGTTTAGGCGGAAGGTAAATAGAAGATGTTGTCCTTTACTACCGTATCTATTCCTGCAATTGGTTTCCTGGATAGTCTAATGGAGGGCAGATGCTTTCCCCGGTTTTTGGCTTTACACTTCTGTATTCTTCACTTTAAATCCCTTTCTTTTACATTATCTTTCTCTAATTGTAAATCTATTATATTCGATACTTTGTGAGGAATAGTAATAGGCGATGAGTAAATAATTCATTTCCGATAAATTACAGTCGCTCCCTGTTTTACTGCATTTTCTTGCTTAAAGAGGCATGGGTTTATTCATTGCAAAGACCCAAGCCGAATCTATGGGACGGAAGATCAAAGCGGATCCGTGGCTGCTAGTTTTTCGGTTCAATTCGGATGCAATCCTGCAAAGTTTTGACTGGATTTTGGCCATGCTCGAAACCGAATTTTATCCACGTTTCCGAGATGTTACAACGGTATTCTTTTACTATTTCCGTAATACCGTCGGTATCCAGAACGCGCTGTGAGACTCGGATTCGCAGACCTTCCTCTCCGTAGCTTTTTTTATATAAAGAAAAATCCGTATCACATGATTTTCCATTTATCCGGCACCGGGCATTTTTGAAGCCGAGGCCTTTCCATTCGATTTGAATAGTCGGCTTGTCTCCGATTCCGGTTGCCGCTAAGAATGAATTTTCTTTCAAAAGTTCCTTAATGTTTTTATTATATACTCTTAGGTCGTAAATGGAATCATGCAGATTGCTTTCTTCGGTCCAGCCCGTTGTGTCCGCTTTGGTGACTACCTTGACCCAATGGGTTAGGGGCCTTTCTTTCATCTTATTTATTGTTCCGTAATAATTAGCCCATTCCATGGCCTTTGCGTCGTCGGTCGGCCGTTTGAGATCCGGTAACCTATCGTCTTCGCTGATGATGAAAACTTCCGTATTGAATGGTATAAAATAGCCGTCGGAATCCGAATCGTTTTCCGGTGTGCGATGCAAGGTGATGCCGGATTGGGGGAAAACTCTGTAGCGGAGTTTGTATTTGATTGCGAGGGAATCGATATATTTTTCGTTTCCATCTATTAAAACTTTATAATAACTTTCCATTCTTGCGCTTTCACTATCGCTGTATGATAATTCGGCGATTGATTTTTCCGAGTTGTTTATTAAGACCTTAACTTTGGCGATCCCGTCGATTTTAGTCGGATACTTCGATCTGCCATCCGCCGTAAGTAGGTTTACGACGTCATCCCGTAAATAGAAGATGGGGCAATCGTCTTGATCCCTACAATCGTTGAATGATTTTCCGCAATGCGGAAGGAGCCAAAATGAAATTTGTAATACTAAAATATATTTCTTCATGATGCGGGATTATTCGCGCGAATTCGGGTTCCTTAAGAAGTTTCGTAAGTATCATTTTTGAAAGTCTTTTTTGGAAAACGACTTAGAATTACGGAGAAATTTTTATTTTGAAGCTCTTCGGCCTGAATGGCCCTCGGCGGGCTCCGAATTTAACTAGTGTTTTCCTGCGCAAATGACCCGTAAAATTATTACTGCTTATTGCGGGACTTTTAGATTGTCAGTCGGACAAAACTCGCTGTCGATGAGCGGACCTTTGGTCTCGTTCACTTAATTATTCATGTCTCTATCTCCTTCTCCAATCGCTTCTTATTGGGGATTTTCTCCGCCGATCTCAGTAAATCCGTGTTATTCCTTCCTTCTGAACGATGAATCTGTCCGGATTCAATTCGGTTCGAAGGATTTCTTTCTTTAATTCATCTACCGGGGCATCGATCGATTCTTCCGTTTGTTGGAAGGTTCCGAAATGCATTCCTATCGATAATTTAGAACCCAAATCTTTATGGGCCTGTATGGCGTCCGAAGGATTCATATGAACTAGTCTCATAAACCATCTCGGCTCGTAAGCTCCGATCGGGAGAAGGGAAATATCCGGACTCCCCAAACGTTTCCTGATTTCCTTATAATGAGAAGAATAGGCCGCATCGCCGCCGAAATACACCCGTTTGTTTCCCATTTTGATCATGTAGCTTCCCCATAGACTATGATTCCAGTCGAATATACCCCTAGCGGAGAGATGTTGTGTCGGGGCAAATGTGACTTCAGTGTTCTTTCGAACCCGAATTGTTTGCCACCAATCCATTTCTTCCGTATCGAATATCCCTTCGGATTGAAGGAGCTTCTTATCGCCCAACGGTACTAAAAATTTAGGGGAAAACTTTCTATTCAAAGTTTTTAAGGTCTCTATATCGAGATGATCGTAATGGTTATGACTGATGACCACTAAATGAATCTGGGGAAGTTCCTTAATAGAGATGCCCGGCTCCCTTACCCTTTTAGTTCCAGCC is a window encoding:
- a CDS encoding DUF2164 domain-containing protein, which codes for MAIELSKEESKSIIHSIQKYFEKELDMEIGEMQSGFLLKYFLTEIGPFVYNKAIKDAEDYLIERANDLSAIYHQEELTYWVKNKGK
- a CDS encoding MmcQ/YjbR family DNA-binding protein; this encodes MISLEKLRTLALALPEAKEAPHFEKISFRVKNRIFAAVDPKSKIVTLKFDQNDQDFFCSASKGAAYPVDNKWGQQGWTSVDMKSVNLALFKDMIIISYCGAASKKLAELARKSLSSK
- a CDS encoding RNA recognition motif domain-containing protein, whose amino-acid sequence is MSSKLFVGGLSWSTTDLTLRQVFEAHGAIQEANIVLDRETGRSRGFGFVTFIDPNSAKTALLELNGKDLDGRNIVVSVAEDKSRSDRNRNNNRKFQQDRW
- a CDS encoding enoyl-CoA hydratase/isomerase family protein, which translates into the protein MALVDSETVELSNESRIEILYLNNPQTKNSMTVDMGMEFKAHIERLKKNPPRAVVVTGKNGIFSAGGNFELLKSFAEKSFETNKKEMYEFYNLFLTVRDLNVPIICAANGHAIGAGLSITLACDIRVFADEGKYQFNFVKLGIHPGMGSSYITKELFGYEIANRLLFLAETLSGKEAYKLGICYDSVPKDEVLQRATEIAISLSESAPMALSELKKNSYNREELNAALRKEAESQALNFLSKDFKETIRSIEEKRKPIFRGF
- a CDS encoding DUF1554 domain-containing protein yields the protein MKRHSIFQHKLKLPVWLSVTAFVFTLSIACSKPSDSDSTLLVALLATQSQSSSGGSCSTTGPCKVFVIAATKADVGGGLSGLDSQCNSDSNKPSGGGTYKALVVDGTNRVACTSANCATSGTSEHVDWVLRANKKYVQSDGTTVIGTTTSKGIFSFPLSNPFQTTVSGTNLTVTGLNTNWTSGSNNCTGWSTASSSSADFGDHTATTTDAINAGGYIGCASSSMKSICIEQ
- a CDS encoding PilZ domain-containing protein, with product MAVGRSDTLQELITILETMFGETIIGSDINLVKHLFYSLKADQREFPFDYEGDKLNAVVEEVGEDTLILYVPYLQPKGILRAKISFEILNILYQFEVVLLDFWEDHVRIKIPSELQAAAFRKNLRVAVDDLFMNYVILYRSLSGGERELGKNLSVEQKFFHLMKEIKKDNPSLKLINLMATEYILGVSKDYEIVFFGPGKKDDFLGRIMKEYNRSIYIQDCSLIMNYIGEERDPYLDNFRDEYLKLVQSGGQARADEFFRELQKEEVQNFMISYVATPIRLFNDPIGYIRVYSTAMDKFSIVQQQALYIQELGEILTYALTKVYIRQDNFRNEEAVTRILDISMNGLLFEIEDARTFKYLKKHNIIKMFVPILERDLVLRGEVVRFLELDDGKFHLGVNFFDSNPDDMVYLQNYIFGKKMRILFE
- a CDS encoding DUF1801 domain-containing protein — translated: MDDVLRFNGGVKRSPEIDAWFLRQPDELKVLAEPWFAHMRACGDDLLELLHDGHPTACVRDVAFGYVNIFTAHANVGFFNAVALGDPAKILEGTGKRMRHVKLRPGIPVDEEALGNLIRAAYSDARKRLG
- a CDS encoding LIC_10740 family protein, with the protein product MNWQKIKEVWAKVIVRWETFYNWIFGLATTPPDSAESKRVLFLTYSWIIVLLFLTGFILSGKNPLKLLVPFTLYDLPNFDHRKETVIYGSDGEGEVFPVKRKVLLTGEDFRHDVLTLVGETGESSYFDPSVPNASAQFRSLKKLPNLQDSVISIWKRGDVLLLDLRRSTIEGLLTDMKFRIDYTYASQMTEEQKEAEIARKKSVLLSSAFLAVEKTLFENYPEIHRIEYRLGGEPGDIPGLTYSLSTSHNRQ
- a CDS encoding MBL fold metallo-hydrolase — encoded protein: MEEFAKEKNKKACEMRAKRKSKIPFLFFLSSFLFISCVSTKYPLSDHYDGKRFYNPTQKEDNGIWRTLKLLATIHFEKWPDHVQNEETYRIKSPLHKNEVAITFINHATVLIQFQGINILTDPVWSERISPVSWAGTKRVREPGISIKELPQIHLVVISHNHYDHLDIETLKTLNRKFSPKFLVPLGDKKLLQSEGIFDTEEMDWWQTIRVRKNTEVTFAPTQHLSARGIFDWNHSLWGSYMIKMGNKRVYFGGDAAYSSHYKEIRKRLGSPDISLLPIGAYEPRWFMRLVHMNPSDAIQAHKDLGSKLSIGMHFGTFQQTEESIDAPVDELKKEILRTELNPDRFIVQKEGITRIY